The following are encoded in a window of Camarhynchus parvulus chromosome 1A, STF_HiC, whole genome shotgun sequence genomic DNA:
- the EMP1 gene encoding epithelial membrane protein 1, which produces MLVLLAGIFVVHIATVIMLFVSTIANVWMVGSSYYATISTGLWLLCNGTCTELPVSSQDEASLKAVQAFMILSIIFSVVALVLFIIQLFTLEKGKRFYMTGAVMLVCWMCILIAVSIYTARFTHTVAFATNPHHGYCFILAWICFCFSFIIGILYLVLRKK; this is translated from the exons ATGTTGGTGCTACTGGCTGGTATCTTTGTGGTCCACATCGCCACTGTCATCATGCTCTTTGTCTCCACCATTGCCAAC GTTTGGATGGTGGGTTCTTCCTACTATGCAACAATCTCAACAGGGCTTTGGCTGCTGTGCAACGGGACCTGCACTGAGCTGCCAGTTAGCAGTCAAGATGAGG CTTCCCTCAAAGCTGTGCAAGCCTTTATGATTCTCTCGATCATTTTCTCCGTTGTGGCGCTCGTCCTGTTCATTATCCAGCTGTTCACCCTGGAAAAAGGCAAACGTTTCTACATGACCGGAGCTGTCATGCTGGTTTGCT GGATGTGCATTCTGATTGCAGTCTCCATTTACACAGCTCGGTTCACACACACAGTGGCGTTCGCCACAAATCCTCACCATGGCTACTGCTTCATATTGGCCTGGATCTGCTTCTGCTTCAGTTTCATCATTGGCATCCTCTACCTTgttcttaggaaaaaataa